A part of Ziziphus jujuba cultivar Dongzao chromosome 8, ASM3175591v1 genomic DNA contains:
- the LOC107404735 gene encoding two-component response regulator ORR9 produces the protein MGMAAAEAQFHVLAVDDSLVDRKLIERLLKTSSYQVTAVDSGSKALEFLGLFEEDDQLLGDPDSPSVSPKNINHQPDLEVNLIITDYCMPGMTGYDLLRKIKESKSLRDIPVVIMSSENVPSRINRCLEEGADEFFLKPVQMEDVSKLKPHLMKSKAKEYQPNINKRKGMEENQLSDQRTRTKYNDLEESCLNCSSF, from the exons ATGGGTATGGCTGCTGCTGAAGCTCAATTCCATGTCTTGGCTGTTGATGATAGCCTTGTTGACAGAAAGCTCATTGAAAGACTCCTCAAAACTTCTTCATATCAAG TTACTGCAGTTGATTCAGGAAGCAAAGCTTTAGAGTTTCTGGGTTTGTTTGAAGAAGATGATCAACTGCTAGGTGATCCAGATAGCCCCTCTGTTTCCccgaaaaatataaatcatcagCCGGATTTGGAAGTAAATCTGATTATCACAGATTACTGTATGCCTGGAATGACTGGTTATGATCTACTAAGAAAGATCAAAGAATCTAAATCTCTGAGAGATATACCAGTTGTTATAATGTCTTCAGAGAATGTTCCTTCAAGAATCAACAG ATGTTTGGAAGAAGGAGCAGACGAATTCTTTTTGAAACCAGTTCAGATGGAAGATGTAAGCAAGCTTAAGCCCCATTTGATGAAGAGTAAAGCTAAAGAATACCAACCAAACATCAACAAGAGAAAAGGCATGGAAGAAAACCAGTTATCTGATCAGAGAACAAGAACAAAATATAATGATTTAGAAGAAAGTTGTCTCAATTGTTCATCTTTCTAA
- the LOC107404733 gene encoding PH, RCC1 and FYVE domains-containing protein 1, protein MLLSVKRMNLDQSKAGPVERDIELAITALKKGAHLLKYGRRGKPKFCPFRLSSDETVLIWYSGKEEKHIKLSHVSRIISGQRTPIFQRYPRPEKEYQSFSLLYNERSLDLICKDKDEAEVWFTGLKALISRCHRQKGRTELKSDGAPSEASSPRAHTQRSSPLSSQISSGDSSQKDGIDPLCLHTTYEIPHRIGLEKALSDAMLYSVPPKVSFPSDSASASVISLSSGGSDGITGRLKGATLDGVRVSLSSAVSSSSQGSGHDDGDALGDVFIWGEGVGDGILGGGQHRVGSSSSIKMDSYVPKALESAVVLDVQSIACGGRYAALVTKQGEVFSWGEELGGRLGHGVDSDVSHPKLIDGLKNINVEFVACSDYHCCAVTLSGDMYIWGGRTCKLGQLGHGNEASQWVPKKLNGPLEGIHVSSVSCGPWHTAVVTSAGQLFTFGDGTFGALGHGDRRSISMPREVESLKGLRTVRAACGVWHTAAVVEVMVGSSSSSNCSSGKLFTWGDGDKGRLGHGDKEARLVPTCVAALVEPNFCQVACGHSLTAALTTMGHVYTMGNPVYGQLGDPKADGRLPSRVEGKLTKNFVEEIACGAYHVAVLTSRTEVYTWGKGANGRLGHGDTEDKTSPTLVEALKDKQVKSIVCGPNFTAAICLHKWLSGFDHSTCSGCRLPFNFKRKRHNCYNCGLLFCHSCSSRKSLKASMAPNPNKSYRVCDNCFGKLRKATETNSSSHSALSRRGSVNQGLNELIEKNENLDLKSTVKEQESGSLKKNKKLGFNSNRVSPISNAVPGGGTLNGSKSFNPLFGSSKKFFSASLPGSRIVSRATSPTSRRSSPPRATTPTPILSGHTSSKVVNDAKRTNESLSEEVLRLRAQVEDLTCKSQLQEIELEKCAKQLKEAIAIAGEETAKCKAAKEVIKSLTAQLKDMAERLPIGTARNGNSPPKGFSSPISQDASSVANEQASSPVAYRETDPIQSNSFTMCDVSSNGSNNTSGHTDMMHSEATARNKNRALKTETTNMDECVEKAEPGVYITLVSLPGGLKDLKRVRFSRKQFSEKQAEQWWAANRSRVYQQYNVHATDKSNVAF, encoded by the exons ATGTTGTTGAGTGTGAAGAGGATGAACTTAGATCAGTCGAAGGCGGGCCCTGTGGAAAGGGACATTGAGttg GCTATCACTGCTCTGAAAAAAGGGGCACATTTGCTCAAGTATGGACGCAGAGGAAAGCCCAAATTTTGTCCCTTCAGGCTGTCCAGT GATGAAACTGTTCTAATATGGTACTCAGGGAAAGAGgagaaacatataaaattaagcCATGTATCCAGAATTATATCTGGTCAGCGCACT CCAATTTTTCAGAGATATCCTCGTCCCGAGAAGGAATATCAGTCATTTTCTCTTCTATACAATGAGAGGTCCTTAGATTTA ATATGCAAAGATAAAGATGAAGCTGAAGTATGGTTTACTGGACTAAAGGCGTTGATATCACGCTGCCATCGCCAGAAGGGGAGAACAGAATTAAAAAGTGATGGAGCTCCATCTGAAGCAAGTAGTCCCAGAGCACACACCCAGAGAAGTTCTCCTTTGAGCTCTCAAATTAGTAGCGGTGATAGTTCACAGAAG GATGGCATTGATCCCCTTTGTCTTCATACTACATACGAAATCCCTCATAGAATTGGTTTGGAGAAGGCATTATCAGATGCAATGTTATATTCCGTGCCTCCAAAAGTTTCCTTTCCTTCGGATTCTGCTTCTGCTTCAGTAATTTCTCTGTCATCAGGAGGTTCAGATGGAATAACTGGGCGCTTAAAGGGTGCAACTCTGGATGGTGTTAGAGTTAGTTTATCAAGTGCTGTTAGCTCATCAAGTCAAGGTTCTGGtcatgatgatggtgatgcTTTAGGTGATGTTTTCATTTGGGGGGAAGGTGTAGGTGATGGCATTTTGGGAGGAGGTCAGCATAGAGTTGGAAGTTCATCTAGTATTAAGATGGACTCCTATGTTCCCAAAGCCTTGGAATCTGCCGTAGTACTCGATGTTCAGAGTATAGCTTGTGGTGGGCGATATGCTGCTTTGGTAACCAAGCAAGGTGAGGTATTTTCTTGGGGTGAGGAACTAGGTGGCAGACTTGGACATGGTGTAGATTCTGACGTCTCCCATCCTAAGCTGATAGATGGTCTCAAAAATATCAATGTTGAATTTGTTGCATGCAGTGATTACCATTGCTGTGCTGTAACACTTTCTGGTGATATGTACATATGGGGTGGTAGAACTTGCAAACTTGGGCAGCTTGGACATGGGAATGAAGCAAGTCAATGGGTTCCGAAAAAGCTAAATGGACCTTTAGAGGGAATTCATGTCTCATCAGTTTCATGTGGACCATGGCATACTGCTGTTGTGACCTCTGCTGGGCAGTTATTTACCTTTGGTGATGGAACTTTTGGTGCTCTAGGTCATGGGGATAGAAGAAGTATTTCAATGCCCAGGGAAGTGGAGTCCCTTAAAGGGCTTCGCACTGTGCGAGCAGCTTGTGGTGTATGGCACACTGCTGCTGTTGTTGAAGTTATGGTTGGTTCATCTAGTTCTAGCAACTGTTCATCAGGAAAGCTTTTTACATGGGGAGATGGTGATAAAGGTCGTCTTGGGCATGGCGATAAGGAAGCAAGACTTGTACCTACCTGTGTTGCTGCTCTTGTTGAACCTAACTTTTGTCAAGTTGCCTGTGGACACAGTCTTACTGCTGCACTTACAACTATGGGCCATGTTTACACAATGGGAAATCCTGTTTATGGTCAACTAGGGGACCCAAAAGCTGATGGAAGGCTTCCAAGCCGTGTTGAGGGAAAGCTAACAAAGAATTTTGTTGAAGAAATTGCTTGCGGTGCATATCATGTTGCTGTTTTAACTTCAAGAACTGAAGTCTACACTTGGGGGAAGGGTGCAAATGGTCGTTTAGGCCATGGGGATACAGAAGATAAAACTTCACCGACACTAGTTGAAGCTTTGAAAGACAAACAAGTAAAAAGTATTGTGTGTGGCCCAAACTTTACTGCAGCTATCTGTCTTCATAAATGGCTTTCTGGTTTTGATCACTCAACATGCTCTGGGTGTCGACTTccatttaatttcaaaagaaaaagacacaATTGTTATAATTGTGGACTTTTATTCTGCCATTCTTGTAGCAGCAGAAAATCTCTCAAGGCTTCCATGGCTCCAAACCCAAACAAATCTTATCGTGTTTGTGATAATTGTTTTGGAAAGCTAAGAAAAGCCACTGAAACCAACTCTTCATCTCACTCTGCTTTGAGTAGAAGAGGAAGTGTGAATCAAGGACTCAACGAACTCATTGAAAAGAATGAGAATTTGGATTTAAAATCTACTGTTAAAGAACAGGAAAGTGGATCTctcaaaaagaacaagaaactgGGTTTTAATAGTAATCGTGTTTCGCCCATTTCAAATGCAGTTCCTGGGGGTGGTACACTTAATGGATCTAAGTCTTTTAACCCATTGTTTGGGTCATCCAAAAAATTCTTCTCAGCTTCTCTTCCTGGATCAAGAATTGTATCTAGAGCAACCTCACCAACATCAAGACGATCTAGCCCACCTCGTGCCACAACACCAACTCCAATTCTCTCAGGGCATACCTCATCAAAAGTTGTAAATGATGCTAAAAGGACAAATGAGAGTCTAAGTGAAGAAGTTCTTAGATTAAGAGCTCAG GTTGAAGATCTCACTTGTAAATCTCAGCTTCAAGAAATTGAACTGGAAAAATGTGCCAAACAGCTAAAAGAGGCTATTGCAATAGCAGGAGAAGAAACTGCAAAATGCAAAGCGGCAAAGGAAGTAATTAAGTCACTTACTGCTCAA TTGAAGGACATGGCTGAAAGGTTACCCATTGGAACTGCAAGAAACGGCAATTCACCCCCAAAAGGTTTTTCTAGTCCTATTTCTCAGGATGCGTCTAGTGTAGCCAATGAGCAAGCAAGCAGTCCAGTGGCTTACCGTGAAACAGATCCCATTCAATCAAACAGCTTTACGATGTGTGATGTGTCAAGCAATGGCAGTAACAATACTTCAGGTCACACTGACATGATGCATTCTGAAGCAACAGCCAGGAATAAGAATAGAGCATTGAAGACAGAAACCACAAACATGGATGAATGTGTTGAGAAAGCTGAGCCTGGTGTATATATTACTCTTGTCTCCTTGCCTGGAGGACTCAAAGATCTCAAGCGTGTCCGCTTCAG TCGGAAGCAATTCAGTGAGAAACAAGCAGAACAGTGGTGGGCAGCAAATAGGTCCAGAGTGTACCAGCAGTACAACGTTCATGCAACAGACAAGTCAAATGTTGCCTTTTAG
- the LOC107404731 gene encoding F-box protein At3g54460: MDDNSSSFPDHKLCGFLCAVLTLNSPIHSDTLRFGTRFRISRENSELGFRSHCGVVLTPVGSVPKSVLQEVHDSEQCEAVESEMVKNSNGNRRNSMRKLGIKRKRSIGLVNGSISVVHQLHALVMNKCLAIDARMVWAEVVDGGSETRAVLLVDVYLPVALLAGWQFPKSGSVAGALFRHLSCDWGERSSMLASEDYCKACLGANRALWDLSDCHVLRCKLHHSVTDSSKKRLFELHEIFKSIPSVTNNRHPDYSSRIQPEDDCSTTGIWEVSDDILMNILATLGPMELVRVAATCRHLRLLAVSIMPCMKLTLFPHQQAAVRWMLHRERHAEILPHPLYKALSTEDGFSFYVNTISGEIVSGLAPTINDFRGGMFCDEPGLGKTITALSLILKTQGTLAGPPDGVQVTWCTHNGKSCGYYELEGDHLSSGNMVPRMRAVGQKAQRGIEEFSNYSSKRGRLIVLDAKTAGFDLPCSGKRVKTPTAACSNPSMHVLRSTRSLNHIKKNLLFTFEGASDSSRKTKGGQNSRKIKNSSDGQEVERSKGLSNNCNEPGKVTMNYKHDDTWVQCDACHKWRQLHESSVADASRAWFCSMNTDPLFNSCNVPEESWDSCQPITYLLGFHTKGTSGGEEQNVSFFTSVLKEHYALINRVTKKALTWLARLSPEKLSQMEVIGLRSPFISTCVVPGEVDHGFHKIFQAFGLRKRVEKGIVRWFYPQNLDNLCFDVAALEIALSVPLDSIRLYLSRATLIVVPSNLVDHWKTQIQKHVRVGQLRVYFWTDHRKPSAHSLAWDYDVVITTFNRLSAEWGPRKKSVMMQVHWLRVMLDEGHTLGSSVSLTNKLQMAVSLMASNRWILTGTPTPNTPNSQLSHLQPLLKFLHEEAYGQNQKSWEAGILRPFEAEMEEGRSRLLHLLQRCMISARKTDLQTIPPCIKKATFLDFTEEHARTYNELVVTVRRNILMADWNDPSHVESLLNQRQWKFRSTTIRNVRLSCCVAGHIKVTDAGEDIQETMDILVEKGLDPSSEEYAFIKYNLLYGGNCARCEEWCRLPVVTPCRHLLCLDCVALDSERCTYPGCGNLYEMETPDSLTRPENPNPKWPVPKDLIELQPSYKQDNWDPDWQSTSSSKVTYLVQKLKALQEENRELCRRKDDNNDANHIEESLSHSQMSNFEVLVQEVDMPTLNCKTHKISADKVLIFSQFLEHIHVIEQQLTIASIKFAGMYSPMHSSNKMKSLAMFQHDASCMVLLMDGSAALGLDLSFVTHVFLMEPIWDRSMEEQVISRAHRMGATRPIQVETLAMRGTIEEQMLEFLHDDDGCRRFLREEFGNVDSEGSRTHRSLHDFAESNYLSRLGFVRTNHKMQ; the protein is encoded by the exons ATGGACGACAATTCGTCGTCTTTTCCGGACCACAAGCTCTGCGGTTTCCTTTGTGCTGTTCTCACTCTTAATTCCCCAATCCACTCCGATACGTTACGTTTCGGCACTCGCTTTCGAATCTCCCGAGAGAACTCCGAGCTCGGATTCAGGTCCCATTGTGGCGTCGTTTTAACACCCGTTGGTTCAGTACCGAAATCAGTACTACAGGAAGTTCATGATTCGGAGCAATGCGAGGCTGTGGAAAGCGAAATGGTGAAGAATTCCAATGGGAATCGCAGAAATTCCATGCGCAAACTGGGGATTAAGAGGAAGAGGAGCATAGGGTTGGTGAATGGAAGTATAAGCGTGGTGCACCAGCTTCATGCTTTGGTGATGAACAAGTGCTTAGCAATCGATGCGAGGATGGTTTGGGCCGAAGTCGTTGATGGCGGCTCGGAGACCAGGGCAGTGTTGCTGGTTGATGTGTATCTTCCTGTTGCATTGTTGGCTGGATGGCAGTTTCCGAAATCCGGTTCGGTTGCCGGTGCCTTATTCAGACACTTGAG TTGTGACTGGGGCGAAAGAAGCTCAATGCTTGCCAGTGAAGATTATTGTAAAGCTTGTCTCGGAGCTAACAGGGCCTTATGGGATCTCTCTGATTGTCATGTTCTGAGATGTAAGCTGCATCATAGTGTTACTGATTCTTCAAAGAAAAGGCTGTTTGAACTTCATGAAATTTTTAAGAGCATACCTAGTGTGACCAATAACAGACATCCTGATTATTCTTCTAGAATACAACCAGAAGATGACTGTTCTACAACTGGCATTTGGGAAGTATCTGATGACATTCTGATGAATATTCTAGCTACACTTGGCCCAATGGAGCTTGTTAGGGTTGCTGCAACCTGTCGCCATCTAAGGCTCCTGGCTGTATCTATCATGCCATGTATGAAACTAACGTTATTTCCTCATCAGCAGGCAGCAGTGCGGTGGATGTTACACAGGGAGAGGCATGCTGAAATCTTGCCGCATCCTCTATACAAGGCCTTGTCAACTGAGGATGGATTTTCTTTCTATGTAAATACTATTTCTGGTGAAATAGTCAGTGGTTTAGCTCCCACCATCAATGATTTCCGTGGGGGAATGTTCTGTGATGAACCTGGCTTAGGCAAGACTATAACTGCtctttcccttattttgaagacACAGGGAACACTGGCCGGCCCACCTGATGGTGTACAAGTCACCTGGTGTACACATAATGGTAAGAGTTGTGGATATTATGAGCTAGAGGGTGATCATCTTTCCAGTGGTAATATGGTCCCAAGAATGAGGGCCGTAGGCCAGAAAGCTCAAAGAGGTATAGAGGAATTCAGCAATTACTCATCCAAAAGAGGCAGGCTAATTGTCCTTGATGCAAAAACTGCAGGATTTGATCTTCCATGTTCTGGTAAACGGGTCAAAACACCAACAGCTGCATGCTCTAACCCATCAATGCATGTGTTGCGAAGCACTAGGAGTTTGAATCACATCAAGAAAAATCTTCTTTTCACATTTGAAGGAGCATCTGACTCATCCAGGAAAACAAAGGGAGGGCAAAactctagaaaaataaagaattctTCAGATGGTCAAGAAGTTGAGAGGTCGAAAGGACTTTCAAACAATTGCAATGAACCTGGAAAGGTTACCATGAATTACAAGCATGATGACACTTGGGTTCAGTGTGATGCCTGTCACAAGTGGCGGCAGCTACATGAAAGTAGTGTAGCTGATGCTAGTAGAGCATGGTTTTGTAGCATGAACACTGATCCTTTATTTAACAGTTGCAATGTTCCAGAAGAATCATGGGACAGTTGCCAGCCGATTACGTATTTACTAGGATTTCACACCAAAGGAACATCTGGAGGAGAGGAGCAAAATGTTTCATTCTTCACTAGTGTGCTTAAGGAACATTATGCCTTGATTAATCGTGTAACAAAAAAAGCTTTAACTTGGTTAGCTAGACTTTCTCCAGAAAAGCTTTCGCAAATGGAAGTGATTGGTTTGCGAAGTCCTTTCATTAGTACTTGTGTGGTGCCTGGTGAAGTTGATCATGGGTTTCACAAGATATTTCAAGCATTTGGTCTCAGAAAAAGAGTAGAAAAGGGTATTGTGAGGTGGTTTTACCCGCAAAATCTTGACAACTTGTGCTTTGATGTAGCTGCTCTGGAAATTGCTCTCTCTGTGCCATTGGATTCAATCAGATTATATCTGTCGAGAGCAACCCTCATAGTTGTTCCATCAAATCTAGTTGACCATTGGAAAACCCAAATCCAGAAACATGTGAGAGTTGGTCAGTTGCGAGTTTATTTCTGGACTGATCATAGAAAGCCTTCTGCACACAGTCTGGCTTGGGACTATGATGTTGTCATAACTACTTTCAACCGCTTAAGTGCAGAGTGGGGCCCTCGTAAGAAAAGTGTAATGATGCAAGTGCATTGGCTTAGGGTCATGTTGGACGAGGGGCATACCCTTGGATCAAGTGTTAGCTTGACAAACAAATTGCAAATGGCTGTCTCATTGATGGCTTCAAATCGTTGGATATTGACAGGCACCCCTACTCCTAATACACCCAACAGCCAACTGTCACATCTTCAGCCATTGCTTAAATTCCTTCATGAGGAGGCTTATGGACAGAATCAAAAGTCATGGGAAGCTGGGATTCTTAGGCCttttgaggccgagatggaagAAGGACGATCAAGATTGTTGCATTTACTACAAAGGTGCATGATTAGTGCCAGAAAGACAGATTTGCAGACTATTCCACCCTGCATCAAGAAAGCCACTTTTCTCGATTTTACTGAGGAACATGCAAGAACTTACAATGAATTAGTAGTTACAGTGCGGCGTAATATATTAATGGCTGACTGGAATGATCCTTCTCATGTTGAGAGTCTGCTGAATCAAAGGCAGTGGAAGTTTCGGAGTACAACTATTAGAAATGTCAGGCTATCTTGCTGTGTTGCTGGTCATATAAAAGTGACAGATGCTGGTGAAGATATTCAGGAGACTATGGATATTTTAGTTGAAAAAGGTCTTGATCCCAGTTCCGAGGAATATGCTTTTATAAAGTATAACCTCCTATATGGTGGCAATtgtgcaag ATGTGAAGAATGGTGCCGTTTGCCTGTTGTTACACCATGTAGGCATCTTTTATGCCTTGATTGTGTTGCCCTGGACAGTGAAAGATGTACATATCCTGGCTGTGGTAACTTATATGAGATGGAAACTCCTGATTCACTAACTCGTCCAGAAAACCCTAACCCAAAGTGGCCTGTACCTAAAGATCTTATTGAGCTACAACCATCATATAAACAG GATAACTGGGATCCTGATTGGCAATCAACATCTAGCAGTAAAGTTACTTATCTTGTACAAAAGTTGAAAGCATTGCAGGAAGAAAATAGGGAGCTCTGTCGTCGTAAGGATGATAATAATGATGCTAATCACATTGAGGAGTCGCTTTCTCACTCTCAGATGAGCAACTTCGAAGTATTGGTACAAGAGGTTGATATGCCCACATTGAACTGCAAGACTCATAAAATAAGTGCGGACaaagttttgatattttctCAGTTTCTGGAGCATATCCATGTCATTGAACAGCAG TTAACCATTGCCAGTATTAAATTTGCTGGTATGTATAGCCCAATGCACTCTAGCAACAAG ATGAAGTCACTGGCCATGTTCCAGCATGATGCAAGTTGCATGGTGCTCTTGATGGATGGAAGTGCTGCACTGGGTCTGGATTTGAGCTTTGTGACACATGTATTTTTAATGGAACCAATATGGGATAGAAG CATGGAGGAACAAGTTATTAGTCGTGCTCATCGGATGGGTGCTACTCGTCCTATTCAAGTGGAGACTTTAGCAATGCGTGGTACAATTGAGGAACAAATGTTGGAGTTCTTACAT GATGATGATGGGTGCAGAAGATTTTTGAGGGAAGAATTTGGAAATGTGGACAGCGAAGGGTCAAGAACGCATCGTTCACTGCATGATTTTGCTGAGAGTAATTACCTCTCTCGGCTTGGCTTTGTGCGAACAAATCATAAGATGCAATAA
- the LOC107404734 gene encoding uncharacterized protein LOC107404734, with translation MKVKVISRSTEDFTRERSGDLQRVFRNYDPNIRTQEKAVEYVRALNAAKLEKIFARPFIGAMDGHVDAVSCMAKNPNHLKGIFSGSMDGDIRLWDIASRKTVCQFPGHRGAVRGLAASTDGRILVSCGTDCIVRLWNVPVSSLTESYDSSDKSIEPLGEYVWKNAFWAVDHQWDGDRFATAGAGVHIWNHNKSAPERSFEWGTDTVISVRFNPGEPNVLATTATDRSITLYDLRMSSEVTKLIMRTRNNSISWNPMEPINFTAANEDCNCYSYDARKMDEAKCVHKDHVSAVMDIDYSPTGREFVTGSYDRTVRIFQYNGGHSREIYHTKRMQRVFCVKFSCDASYVISGSDDTNLRLWKAKASEQLGVLLPREQKRHEYHEAVKNRYKHLPEVKRIVRHRHLPKPIFKAAALRRTMTEAQRRKEERRKKHSAPGSTTTEPLRKRRILKVVE, from the exons ATGAAGGTCAAAGTAATCTCTCGCTCCACCGAAGACTTTACTCGAGAACGAAGTGGAGATTTACAG AGGGTGTTCCGTAATTACGACCCCAACATCCGGACCCAAGAGAAAGCCGTCGAGTATGTCAGGGCTCTAAACGCTGCCAAATTGGAGAAG ATTTTTGCAAGGCCGTTTATTGGAGCTATGGATGGGCATGTAGATGCTGTTTCCTGCATGGCAAAGAATCCGAACCACTTAAAAGGAATATTTTCGGGTTCAATGGATGGag ATATTCGTCTATGGGACATAGCTTCCAG GAAGACAGTTTGTCAATTTCCTGGTCACCGAGGTGCTGTCCGAGGTCTAGCAGCATCTACAGATGGACGCATCCTTGTTTCTTGTGGAACTGATTGCAT TGTAAGGCTCTGGAATGTACCTGTTTCTTCCCTCACGGAATCATATGATTCATCTGATAAATCTATTGAG CCACTGGGGGAATATGTTTGGAAGAATGCATTTTG GGCTGTTGATCACCAGTGGGATGGTGATCGTTTTGCCACAGCTGGAGCTGGAGTGCATATATGGAATCATAATAA GTCTGCTCCAGAAAGGAGTTTTGAATGGGGAACAGACACAGTTATCTCTGTACGGTTCAATCCTGGAGAGCCAAATGTCTTGGCCACAACAGCAAC CGACCGCAGCATAACCCTGTATGATTTGCGAATGTCATCAGAAGTAACAAAGCTTATAATGAGG ACAAGAAACAATTCCATTTCGTGGAACCCGATGGAGCCTATAAACTTCACTGCT GCTAATGAGGACTGCAACTGCTATAGTTATGATGCTAGAAAGATGGATGAAGCTAAGTGTGTGCATAAGGATCATGTTTCTGCAGT GATGGATATTGATTATTCACCAACTGGTCGTGAATTTGTGACTGGGTCTTATGATAGAACT GTAAGAATTTTCCAGTATAATGGAGGTCATAGCCGAGAAATTTATCATACAAAGAGAATGCAAAG GGTATTTTGTGTCAAGTTCAGCTGTGATGCAAGCTATGTTATTTCTGGGAGCGACGACACTAACCTTAGACTTTGGAAGGCCAAAGCATCAGAACAATTGGGAGTT CTTCTTCCAAGAGAACAGAAGAGACATGAGTATCATGAAGCTGTTAAGAATCGGTACAAGCACCTTCCTGAAGTCAAGCGCATTGTCAG GCATAGGCATCTACCAAAACCAATATTCAAGGCAGCTGCTCTCAGACGAACCATGACTGAAGCtcagagaagaaaagaagaaaggaggaaaaaaCACAGCGCCCCAGGTAGTACTACTACTGAGCCACTACGTAAAAGGAGAATCCTAAAAGTAGTTGAGTGA